Proteins co-encoded in one Ponticoccus alexandrii genomic window:
- a CDS encoding queuosine precursor transporter translates to MTRKHIPGILAMAAIVLASNILVQFLFGNWLTWGAFTYPLAFLVTDLMNRLYGAPAARRVVFAGFVVGVICSLIGTQIMLQGDGYTFPAVTLRVALASGLAFLTAQMVDVAIFDRLRAGKWWRAPLASTLVGSSLDTAIFFTIAFSGALTFLEPGNDVSWAGETLPLLGVGPVAPLWVSLGLADWLVKLSLALIALVPFKVIVSKATASRNFA, encoded by the coding sequence ATGACGCGCAAGCATATTCCCGGCATTCTTGCCATGGCCGCCATCGTGCTGGCCTCGAACATTCTCGTCCAGTTCCTCTTCGGCAACTGGCTGACCTGGGGGGCCTTCACCTATCCCCTCGCCTTCCTCGTCACCGACCTGATGAACCGCCTCTACGGCGCGCCCGCCGCGCGGCGCGTGGTCTTTGCCGGTTTCGTCGTGGGTGTCATCTGCTCGCTCATCGGCACGCAGATCATGCTGCAGGGCGACGGCTACACCTTCCCCGCCGTGACGCTGCGGGTGGCGCTGGCCTCGGGCCTTGCCTTCCTGACCGCCCAGATGGTCGACGTGGCGATCTTCGACCGCCTGCGCGCGGGCAAATGGTGGCGCGCGCCGCTGGCCTCCACGCTGGTCGGCTCCTCGCTCGACACCGCGATCTTCTTTACCATCGCCTTCTCCGGCGCGCTGACCTTCCTCGAGCCGGGCAACGACGTGTCATGGGCGGGCGAGACCCTGCCGCTCTTGGGCGTCGGTCCGGTGGCGCCGCTCTGGGTCTCTCTCGGCCTCGCGGACTGGCTGGTGAAGTTGTCTTTGGCGTTGATCGCTCTAGTGCCTTTCAAAGTGATCGTTTCGAAGGCAACCGCGTCGCGAAATTTCGCATGA